A region of Campylobacter concisus DNA encodes the following proteins:
- the ruvX gene encoding Holliday junction resolvase RuvX — protein MREKFMAIDVGLKRIGLAFGFGEIVTPLEPVLRKNRNQAARDVSQKVNEYAPDTLVVGVPIGGSSEDEMRRRIEHFVSLLDVKANIVYQDEAFSSSEASEIYTNTRRDGRLDSISATIILKRYLGIN, from the coding sequence ATGAGAGAGAAATTTATGGCTATTGATGTTGGGCTAAAGCGAATAGGGCTTGCTTTTGGTTTTGGCGAGATCGTGACTCCGCTTGAGCCAGTGCTTAGAAAAAATAGAAACCAAGCCGCAAGAGATGTGAGCCAAAAGGTAAATGAATATGCCCCAGATACGCTAGTGGTGGGCGTGCCAATCGGTGGTAGTAGCGAAGATGAGATGAGAAGACGCATCGAGCATTTTGTCTCACTTCTTGATGTAAAGGCAAATATTGTCTATCAAGATGAGGCCTTTAGCAGCAGCGAAGCTAGTGAAATTTACACCAATACAAGACGAGATGGTAGGCTAGATAGCATTTCAGCCACTATTATTTTAAAAAGATATCTTGGGATAAATTAA
- the tatC gene encoding twin-arginine translocase subunit TatC, with protein MFEELRPHLIELRKRLFISIVSVFVCFGVCFTFWNPLLAWMSEPLKQVLPAGSNIIFTQIQEPFFTAMKVAFFAGVVIALPIIFWQFWLFVAPGLYDNEKKYVIPFVISASFMFACGAAFCYYVVIPLGFAFLVNFGGQLFTALPSIGEYVGFFAKLLIGFGISFELPVITFFLAKIGLVDDKMLKDYFRYAVVIIFIFAAIVTPPDVISQVLMALPLIGLYGISIIVAKRANKSDDEDEKEEQDSDVASDE; from the coding sequence ATGTTTGAAGAGCTAAGACCCCATTTAATCGAACTTAGAAAGAGACTTTTTATAAGCATAGTAAGCGTTTTTGTCTGCTTTGGCGTCTGCTTTACGTTTTGGAACCCACTGCTTGCATGGATGAGCGAACCACTAAAACAGGTATTGCCAGCTGGCTCAAATATCATATTTACTCAAATTCAAGAGCCATTTTTTACAGCGATGAAAGTTGCATTTTTTGCTGGTGTCGTGATCGCGCTACCTATCATTTTTTGGCAGTTTTGGCTATTTGTCGCACCTGGGCTTTATGACAATGAAAAAAAATATGTGATCCCATTTGTCATCTCAGCTTCATTTATGTTTGCGTGCGGGGCGGCGTTTTGTTACTACGTGGTCATCCCACTTGGCTTTGCATTTTTGGTAAATTTTGGTGGCCAGCTCTTTACGGCATTACCAAGCATTGGCGAGTATGTTGGCTTTTTTGCAAAACTACTAATTGGCTTTGGAATTTCATTTGAGCTACCAGTCATTACATTTTTCTTAGCAAAGATCGGACTTGTCGATGACAAGATGCTAAAAGATTACTTCAGATACGCTGTTGTTATCATCTTTATCTTTGCAGCCATCGTTACACCACCTGATGTAATAAGTCAAGTCTTAATGGCACTGCCACTCATCGGACTTTATGGAATTTCAATAATCGTCGCTAAAAGAGCTAACAAGAGCGACGATGAAGACGAAAAAGAAGAACAAGACAGCGACGTAGCAAGCGATGAGTAA
- a CDS encoding TonB-dependent receptor domain-containing protein: MKSALKISICAAIFINLPLFANEDKVLPEVKVVSATGFEQNIKDAPATLSVITKEALEKKNHKDIESMTKDIPSLFGTTPEAANRRGISIRGFSPRFTKILVNGMPVPGDNAYKGLRSVGGSYSFIPPASAISRIEVIRGPMSSLYGSDALGGVINIITDEFSNEFGANLGSSYKFARNKNISGEFYNSLYLHSGLIDDVLSVSVYGKNLNKSEDKISYANREQKDRNFGAKLFLKPNENNDLTLELARSDVKYKRTKGKTLSTGTNSVASERIKGDVINLSHEARLDNILLQSYLSYGKIKEIAQQNLTLKTLNFDTKGSYFTDNNAFTLGLNAKKEKLDEKATTADAANVKRYDYSVYAEDDYRLIKDFILSTGIRYNYDEHYGSHVSPRIYGIYSLNDFFALKGGVSTGYATPDIKQRTQDLALPFAGGRGAQLGRSSLKPETSVSYEFGGVYNNNEGFETSLTGFYTSFEDMLSYNPICSRGSVCRHKGKIYPNGIWESINIGKAEIYGVELTNEWQVTNTLRLNQSYVYTKSKQKDGPEAGKTLNNYPLHTFKFGANYELNRWLNFWSQINYYGRTKNSFNYANDMRAYVIADLGINYNVTKNFSLNLSVYNLFNEFFTTRSNGYDILIADGQKIELGFNLKF, encoded by the coding sequence GTGAAAAGTGCATTAAAAATTTCTATTTGTGCGGCAATTTTTATAAATTTACCGCTTTTTGCAAATGAAGATAAGGTTCTACCAGAAGTTAAAGTAGTGAGTGCGACAGGATTTGAGCAAAATATCAAAGACGCACCAGCTACGCTTAGCGTTATAACCAAAGAGGCATTAGAAAAGAAAAATCATAAAGATATCGAGAGTATGACAAAGGATATCCCAAGTCTTTTTGGAACGACTCCCGAAGCGGCAAATAGACGAGGAATTTCTATACGTGGATTCTCTCCAAGATTTACTAAAATTTTAGTAAATGGCATGCCAGTACCAGGTGATAATGCCTATAAAGGCCTTAGAAGCGTTGGAGGCTCATATAGTTTCATCCCGCCAGCAAGTGCGATAAGCCGTATCGAAGTGATACGTGGACCTATGAGCTCGCTTTATGGAAGTGACGCGCTAGGCGGAGTTATAAATATCATTACAGATGAGTTTAGTAATGAATTTGGCGCAAATCTTGGCTCAAGCTATAAATTTGCTAGAAATAAAAATATAAGTGGCGAGTTTTACAATAGTCTTTATTTACACTCTGGACTAATTGACGATGTTTTAAGTGTTTCTGTTTATGGTAAAAATTTAAATAAATCAGAAGATAAAATTTCTTATGCAAACAGAGAGCAAAAGGATAGAAATTTTGGTGCGAAGCTATTTTTGAAGCCAAATGAAAATAATGATCTTACGCTTGAGCTTGCAAGAAGCGATGTGAAATATAAAAGAACTAAAGGCAAAACACTATCAACTGGCACTAACTCAGTTGCTAGTGAGAGGATAAAGGGCGATGTGATAAATTTAAGCCACGAAGCAAGGCTTGATAATATCTTGCTTCAAAGCTATTTATCTTATGGCAAGATAAAAGAGATAGCACAACAAAATTTGACGCTAAAGACTCTAAATTTTGATACAAAAGGCTCATATTTTACTGATAATAACGCCTTTACTTTAGGCCTAAATGCTAAAAAAGAAAAGCTAGATGAAAAGGCAACCACAGCGGACGCTGCGAATGTAAAAAGGTATGATTATTCGGTCTATGCTGAAGATGATTATCGCCTTATAAAAGACTTTATCTTAAGTACTGGTATTCGTTATAACTACGATGAACACTATGGCTCGCACGTTTCACCAAGAATTTATGGCATCTATAGCTTAAACGACTTTTTCGCCTTAAAGGGTGGAGTTAGCACAGGTTATGCGACGCCTGACATCAAGCAACGCACACAAGATCTTGCGTTGCCATTTGCTGGAGGACGCGGAGCACAGCTTGGTAGAAGCAGCCTTAAGCCAGAGACAAGCGTAAGTTATGAATTTGGTGGCGTTTATAATAATAATGAAGGTTTTGAAACGTCTTTAACTGGCTTTTACACAAGTTTTGAAGATATGTTAAGCTATAACCCTATCTGCTCAAGAGGCAGTGTTTGCAGACACAAAGGCAAAATTTATCCAAATGGTATTTGGGAGAGTATAAATATCGGCAAGGCTGAAATTTACGGAGTTGAGCTAACAAATGAGTGGCAGGTGACAAATACTCTTAGACTAAATCAAAGCTATGTTTATACAAAATCAAAACAAAAAGATGGACCAGAAGCTGGTAAAACCTTAAACAACTATCCGCTTCATACATTTAAATTTGGAGCGAACTACGAGCTAAATAGATGGCTAAATTTCTGGTCACAGATAAATTACTATGGTAGAACTAAAAACTCTTTTAACTATGCTAATGATATGAGAGCTTACGTTATCGCAGATCTTGGCATAAACTACAATGTAACTAAAAATTTCAGCCTAAACTTAAGCGTTTATAATCTCTTTAATGAGTTTTTTACGACAAGATCAAACGGATATGATATCTTAATAGCCGATGGGCAAAAGATCGAACTTGGCTTTAATCTAAAGTTTTAA
- a CDS encoding divergent polysaccharide deacetylase family protein: protein MSEKKTTKKRPTKKSAGRSNNKTYLGIGIIAAILIIALSVALSIKNNSAEQISKANEPKIEKQILKKAETKVASKEKKQEYEKRKYPLKFDEDENLSKIFTDPKHKSELVLNSKVEPKEQKKIAEVKSEAKKEEIKKEQNDTKNLLASYKNTEPSVIENEQKIEPFYSSKTEQKTELKSQNFEVKVDQNKSTEIEKKEKFKSENTKVEPTKKAENLTTKKIEKIKYEEKNIKKDSFEAVPFTPNASIKGRAKLVIIIDDVATFEHASMIKSLGLKITPSIFPATKTHPDTPNIARTFEFYMIHLPMQAKHFDSPEIGTLTINESFESMHEKIKKIRKDFPRAKYTNNHTGSRFTSDFDAMDKAYRALIEQGFVFVDSKTIAQTAVARAAKKHNQPYISRDIFLDDDPSASAVRRELVAAVNLAKKRGYAIAIGHPKKNTISVIKESKNNLLKDVDVVYLKDIL, encoded by the coding sequence TTGAGCGAAAAAAAGACTACAAAGAAGCGACCTACAAAAAAGAGCGCAGGTCGCTCTAACAACAAAACCTATCTTGGTATCGGCATTATCGCAGCTATTTTGATAATAGCACTTAGCGTAGCCCTTAGTATAAAAAATAATAGTGCAGAACAGATAAGCAAAGCAAATGAGCCAAAGATAGAGAAGCAAATTCTAAAAAAAGCTGAGACAAAGGTTGCTAGCAAAGAAAAAAAACAAGAATACGAGAAGAGAAAATACCCTCTAAAATTTGATGAAGATGAAAATTTAAGTAAAATTTTTACCGATCCTAAGCATAAAAGTGAGCTTGTTTTAAATTCAAAAGTTGAGCCAAAAGAGCAAAAAAAGATAGCTGAAGTAAAGAGTGAAGCCAAAAAAGAAGAGATAAAAAAAGAGCAAAACGATACTAAAAATTTACTTGCAAGTTATAAAAACACAGAACCTAGCGTAATAGAAAATGAACAAAAGATAGAGCCATTTTATAGCTCAAAAACTGAACAAAAAACCGAGTTAAAATCTCAAAATTTTGAAGTAAAAGTCGATCAAAATAAAAGCACTGAAATAGAAAAAAAAGAGAAATTTAAAAGCGAGAACACAAAAGTCGAGCCAACTAAAAAAGCTGAAAATTTAACTACCAAAAAGATAGAAAAAATAAAATACGAAGAAAAAAATATAAAAAAAGATAGCTTTGAAGCGGTACCTTTTACGCCAAACGCTAGCATAAAAGGACGTGCAAAGCTCGTTATCATAATAGACGATGTGGCGACATTTGAACATGCGAGTATGATAAAGTCGCTTGGCTTAAAAATCACGCCGTCTATTTTTCCAGCGACAAAGACTCATCCAGATACGCCAAATATCGCAAGAACATTTGAGTTTTATATGATACATCTTCCGATGCAAGCAAAACACTTTGATAGTCCAGAGATAGGCACTCTTACGATCAACGAGAGTTTTGAGAGCATGCACGAAAAGATAAAAAAGATACGCAAAGACTTCCCGCGTGCAAAATATACAAACAACCACACAGGATCACGCTTTACAAGCGATTTTGACGCTATGGATAAGGCTTATAGGGCGCTGATAGAGCAGGGCTTTGTCTTTGTTGATAGCAAAACTATCGCCCAAACCGCAGTAGCAAGAGCTGCAAAAAAACATAATCAGCCATACATTTCAAGGGATATATTTTTAGACGACGATCCATCGGCTAGTGCTGTTAGGCGTGAGCTTGTGGCTGCTGTAAATTTGGCTAAAAAAAGAGGCTATGCGATCGCCATCGGGCATCCAAAGAAAAATACGATCTCGGTTATAAAAGAGAGTAAAAATAATCTTTTAAAAGATGTTGATGTGGTTTATTTAAAAGATATTTTATGA
- a CDS encoding AraC family transcriptional regulator, which produces MINLDKKYGTSKISQKEKQVSVEFFKQSSGISYLKSEILCNGRIKRDRHKSKKYLFLMFNEDKNDLCFKLDRKEYILNKDEFCIGLVNDDFKGVFEYQNKFYKTKTLLFNESYANKLEIFAGLRFDDKFELLKYKKDLAQICVLNELDTTNLYEGAMREIFTESKILELIYKSKIRKESEISLSSDEEKTLLKAKTILLSRMQNPPSIKELAHLCGTNDFWLKKNFKLFFKDTIYQLLAKERLKLAFTLLEQNYISIKEAANIVGYANTAHFAKIFKINFGFLPSKLLKTKSYF; this is translated from the coding sequence ATGATAAATTTAGACAAAAAATATGGAACGAGCAAGATATCTCAAAAGGAAAAACAAGTAAGCGTGGAGTTTTTCAAACAAAGCAGTGGCATCAGCTATCTAAAAAGTGAAATTTTATGTAATGGCAGGATAAAAAGAGATCGGCACAAGTCTAAAAAATACCTATTTTTAATGTTTAATGAGGATAAAAACGATCTTTGCTTTAAGCTTGATAGAAAAGAGTATATTTTAAATAAAGATGAATTTTGTATTGGACTTGTTAATGACGATTTCAAAGGTGTCTTTGAGTATCAAAATAAATTTTATAAGACCAAAACACTGCTTTTTAACGAAAGCTACGCAAATAAGCTTGAGATATTTGCCGGACTTAGATTTGATGATAAATTTGAGCTATTAAAATATAAAAAAGATTTAGCTCAAATTTGCGTTTTAAATGAACTTGATACGACAAATTTATATGAAGGCGCGATGAGGGAAATTTTTACCGAGTCAAAAATTTTAGAGCTTATTTATAAAAGTAAAATACGAAAAGAGAGCGAAATTTCACTTAGCAGTGACGAAGAAAAGACTCTTTTAAAAGCTAAAACGATCTTATTAAGCCGTATGCAAAATCCTCCAAGCATCAAGGAGCTAGCCCATCTTTGTGGCACAAATGACTTTTGGCTAAAGAAAAATTTTAAGCTATTTTTCAAAGATACGATCTATCAGCTCTTAGCAAAAGAGCGCCTAAAGCTGGCTTTTACTCTTTTAGAGCAAAACTATATCAGCATAAAAGAAGCTGCAAATATCGTAGGCTACGCAAATACTGCACATTTTGCAAAAATTTTTAAGATAAATTTTGGCTTTTTGCCAAGCAAACTCTTAAAGACCAAAAGCTACTTTTAA
- the tatB gene encoding Sec-independent protein translocase protein TatB, with the protein MFGMSFSEILVIAIIAVLVLGPDKLPSAMVQIAKFLKMFKKGINDAKSTFDQEMKIAELKEDAQKYKESITKSTQSVRKKLTFEELDEIKKSANDITNDIQNVVSDTKKTVENIQNPTNLVKDAILNDKKEA; encoded by the coding sequence ATGTTTGGAATGAGTTTTTCTGAAATCTTAGTTATCGCCATTATTGCAGTGTTAGTTTTAGGTCCTGACAAGCTGCCAAGCGCGATGGTTCAGATTGCAAAATTTCTAAAAATGTTTAAAAAAGGCATAAACGACGCAAAATCAACATTTGATCAAGAAATGAAGATAGCTGAGCTAAAAGAAGATGCTCAAAAATATAAAGAAAGCATAACTAAAAGTACGCAAAGTGTGCGCAAAAAGCTTACTTTTGAAGAGCTTGACGAGATCAAAAAAAGCGCAAATGATATCACAAACGATATACAAAATGTCGTAAGCGACACCAAAAAAACGGTAGAAAATATACAAAATCCAACAAATTTAGTTAAAGATGCGATCTTAAACGATAAAAAAGAGGCATAA
- a CDS encoding DNA-processing protein DprA, with translation MRLDFIPEPLKRLKNPPKQLNFIGDTSLLSLPKIAVVGSRKASVYTKECVTALCAVLKSANVCVVSGGAIGVDIAAHKAAMPRTIGIFASGLDTIYPSQNKVAINEIYAKALALSEYDEGEPPLAYRFLERNRIVVGLCEALVVAQADLKSGSMQSARLANELKIPVYVLPQRMGESDGTNFLLANKKAELIDDYHKFASLFGEIKEQEKTSDEILKFCKNGVSLDEVLAKFGDIIYEYELEGLVEISNLRVKSLL, from the coding sequence ATGAGACTCGACTTTATCCCAGAGCCGTTAAAAAGACTAAAAAATCCACCAAAACAGCTAAATTTTATCGGAGATACTTCGCTTTTATCCTTACCAAAGATCGCAGTTGTTGGCTCAAGAAAAGCAAGTGTTTATACAAAAGAGTGCGTCACAGCACTTTGCGCAGTACTAAAAAGTGCAAACGTCTGTGTGGTAAGTGGTGGAGCAATCGGCGTTGATATCGCAGCTCATAAAGCTGCTATGCCACGAACGATTGGCATTTTTGCGAGCGGGCTTGACACCATCTATCCAAGCCAAAATAAAGTGGCAATAAATGAAATTTACGCCAAAGCCTTGGCTCTTAGTGAGTATGATGAAGGTGAGCCGCCACTTGCTTATAGATTTTTGGAGCGAAACCGCATAGTTGTGGGGCTTTGTGAAGCTCTAGTTGTCGCGCAAGCTGATCTTAAAAGTGGCTCTATGCAAAGTGCGAGGCTTGCAAACGAGCTTAAAATCCCAGTTTATGTACTGCCACAACGCATGGGCGAAAGCGATGGGACAAATTTTTTGCTTGCAAATAAAAAAGCCGAGCTTATTGATGACTATCATAAATTTGCTTCACTTTTTGGCGAAATAAAAGAGCAAGAAAAAACTAGTGACGAGATCTTAAAATTTTGTAAAAATGGTGTAAGTCTTGATGAAGTTTTAGCAAAATTTGGCGATATCATCTATGAGTACGAGCTTGAAGGTCTAGTTGAAATTTCAAATCTAAGAGTAAAGAGCTTGCTATGA
- the queA gene encoding tRNA preQ1(34) S-adenosylmethionine ribosyltransferase-isomerase QueA, translating to MSNINDISSYDYFLPEELIAKEPVLPKEEARLLVYFKNTKEIKHYKFKDLSSLIPEDAAVIFNNTKVIKARILGQKESGGACEVMLNQPIGENKFSVYIRGKVSAGSILNFPDNLKVNVLELNDDGTRVVNFTQNGVLLDNVHLFSELEKIGHVPLPPYIKRADTKDDESWYQSIFAKNSGAVAAPTASLHISEQMLEQIKAKHEVAYITLHVGAGTFKGVECQNINDHKMHSEIYELSEQAQEIINSNKPILGVGTTVTRCVEEFARSKQASGFCKLFLNLNNKPIRQNYLLTNFHLPKSTLIMLVTSFIGLEETMKIYKTAVDEKYRFYSYGDGMLII from the coding sequence ATGAGTAATATAAACGACATCTCAAGTTATGATTATTTTTTGCCTGAAGAGCTCATCGCAAAAGAGCCAGTTTTGCCAAAAGAAGAGGCAAGATTGCTTGTCTATTTTAAAAATACAAAAGAGATAAAACACTACAAATTTAAAGATCTCTCCAGCCTCATCCCAGAGGACGCAGCGGTCATTTTTAATAACACAAAAGTTATCAAAGCTCGCATTTTAGGACAAAAAGAAAGCGGTGGGGCTTGCGAAGTAATGCTAAATCAGCCCATAGGCGAAAATAAATTTAGCGTCTATATAAGAGGCAAAGTAAGCGCTGGTAGCATTTTAAATTTTCCTGATAACCTAAAAGTAAATGTGCTTGAGCTAAATGACGATGGCACAAGGGTGGTAAATTTTACGCAAAATGGCGTTTTGCTTGATAATGTTCACCTTTTTAGTGAGCTTGAAAAGATTGGTCACGTCCCGCTTCCGCCATACATTAAAAGAGCTGATACAAAGGATGACGAGAGCTGGTATCAAAGCATATTTGCCAAAAATAGCGGTGCAGTGGCAGCTCCGACAGCTAGCCTTCATATAAGTGAACAAATGTTAGAGCAGATAAAAGCAAAGCATGAAGTCGCCTACATTACGCTTCATGTTGGTGCTGGGACATTTAAAGGTGTGGAGTGCCAAAATATAAATGACCACAAAATGCACTCAGAAATTTACGAGCTAAGCGAGCAAGCTCAAGAGATTATAAATTCTAATAAACCAATCCTTGGCGTTGGCACGACGGTTACTAGATGTGTTGAAGAATTTGCAAGAAGCAAGCAAGCAAGCGGCTTTTGCAAGCTATTTTTAAACCTAAATAATAAGCCTATCAGGCAAAACTACCTTCTTACAAATTTTCATCTACCAAAATCAACTCTAATAATGCTAGTAACCAGCTTTATAGGGCTTGAAGAGACGATGAAAATTTATAAAACGGCAGTTGATGAAAAGTATAGATTTTACTCATACGGCGACGGGATGTTGATAATATGA
- a CDS encoding RNA pyrophosphohydrolase gives MQKKYRPNVAAVILSSLYPFKCEILVAKRVDMDDIWQFPQGGIDEGESPKQALKRELKEEIGTDKIDILDEYPQWLSYDFPANAAKKFYPFDGQTQKYFLVRLKNGASINLKTEHPEFSEYKFVDFGRSLEGINHFKKPIYEKVLSYFKEKGYF, from the coding sequence ATGCAAAAAAAATACAGACCAAATGTGGCAGCTGTTATTTTGTCTAGCTTGTATCCATTTAAATGTGAAATTTTAGTCGCAAAAAGGGTAGATATGGACGATATTTGGCAGTTTCCTCAAGGTGGAATAGATGAAGGTGAGAGTCCAAAGCAGGCCTTAAAAAGGGAGCTTAAAGAAGAGATCGGAACTGATAAAATCGATATCTTAGATGAGTATCCGCAGTGGCTAAGCTACGACTTTCCAGCAAACGCGGCAAAGAAATTTTATCCATTTGATGGACAGACGCAAAAATATTTTTTGGTTAGACTTAAAAATGGTGCCAGCATAAATTTAAAGACAGAGCATCCAGAGTTTAGCGAGTATAAATTTGTAGATTTTGGTAGAAGTTTAGAGGGAATAAATCACTTTAAAAAGCCTATTTATGAAAAGGTTTTGAGTTATTTTAA
- a CDS encoding PepSY-associated TM helix domain-containing protein, with amino-acid sequence MFKIWRKFHLILALIFALPLLIISISGAIISYHDEIIEAFSKDEIGAATNKSALKIDEILKVFSKTWPNFNLSYIKIKGEANRAYVVSGTSESGEFKSFFVDPYTGEVVSENSVEKFIGLALNLHKNLGLALFKNENLSKFASEIVAISTLALLAILLTGAFIQFWRFRSKFISAFKLNLKAKKFAFLYSLHGFLGLYLGSILLIICVSGLYFSYESFAKVINQICGEQKVFKKPNFTSKNGFSLNDEQKVENLRKAYEIFTLKFGNEFDALNFILNKDGVKFMIFYLPKGASESDGVRLVVDTASGEILKNTMPKSFEIYKFMLDLHAGYIFGEAGKFIFFMASCGVGVLLFSGCVIYYKRRKK; translated from the coding sequence ATGTTTAAAATTTGGCGGAAATTTCACTTAATTTTAGCTCTTATCTTTGCTTTGCCACTTTTGATAATCTCAATTAGTGGAGCGATTATTTCGTACCATGATGAGATAATTGAGGCCTTTAGCAAAGATGAGATAGGCGCGGCAACTAATAAAAGTGCTTTAAAAATAGATGAAATTTTAAAGGTCTTTAGTAAGACTTGGCCAAATTTTAACCTTAGTTATATAAAGATAAAAGGCGAGGCAAATAGAGCTTATGTGGTAAGTGGCACAAGCGAAAGTGGCGAGTTTAAGTCATTTTTCGTAGATCCTTATACGGGCGAGGTAGTCTCTGAAAATAGTGTAGAAAAATTTATAGGGCTAGCTTTAAATTTACATAAAAATCTAGGACTAGCTCTATTTAAAAATGAAAATTTATCTAAATTTGCAAGTGAGATAGTGGCGATTTCAACGCTTGCACTACTTGCGATTTTACTAACTGGAGCGTTTATACAATTTTGGAGATTTAGAAGCAAATTTATTAGCGCCTTTAAGCTAAATCTAAAGGCAAAGAAATTTGCATTTTTATATTCGTTGCATGGATTTTTAGGGCTTTATTTGGGATCCATTTTGCTTATTATCTGTGTTAGCGGTCTATACTTTTCTTATGAGAGCTTTGCTAAGGTTATAAATCAAATTTGTGGCGAGCAAAAGGTATTTAAAAAGCCAAATTTTACTAGCAAAAATGGCTTTAGTCTAAATGATGAGCAAAAGGTAGAAAATCTTCGAAAAGCTTATGAAATTTTTACTTTAAAATTTGGAAATGAGTTTGACGCTTTAAATTTTATTCTCAATAAAGATGGCGTAAAATTTATGATCTTTTACTTGCCAAAAGGTGCTAGTGAGAGTGATGGCGTTAGACTTGTAGTCGATACGGCAAGTGGAGAAATTTTAAAAAACACCATGCCAAAATCTTTTGAAATTTATAAATTTATGCTTGATTTGCACGCTGGATATATATTCGGAGAGGCTGGAAAATTTATCTTTTTTATGGCTTCTTGTGGAGTGGGCGTGCTACTTTTTAGCGGCTGTGTGATTTACTACAAACGGCGTAAAAAGTAG
- the hemW gene encoding radical SAM family heme chaperone HemW: protein MQVYIHVPFCESKCPYCAFGSSDDEFNKVSAYFKALCFDLNFQLQSQNVKEISTIFFGGGTPSAVNAKFYDEIFSILTPLCTRETEITLEANPNSASLTWLKHVKNLGANRISFGAQSFFEDKLKFLGRIHSREQIFKAVENAQTAGFSNINLDLIYDTKFDTKKRLLAETENLKSLAITHLSAYSLTLEENTPFAGKKSYKKDSDSLAKFMIEQIGLAGFGQYEISNYGQICKHNLGYWQGKNYLGVGAFSVGFVDGIRYYAKNSVDAYISQPTYREKEILNESELVREHIFLGLRSMVGVEAGRLSEAQIKRANFLVENEKLLFKNGKFYNPNFLLSDEIALFIEG from the coding sequence TTGCAAGTTTATATCCATGTGCCATTTTGCGAAAGCAAATGTCCTTACTGTGCTTTTGGCTCAAGTGACGACGAATTTAACAAGGTTAGCGCATATTTTAAGGCACTTTGCTTTGATCTAAATTTTCAGCTACAAAGCCAAAACGTAAAAGAAATCTCAACCATCTTTTTTGGTGGCGGCACACCAAGCGCGGTAAATGCTAAATTTTATGATGAAATTTTTAGCATTTTAACGCCTCTTTGCACGCGAGAAACCGAGATCACACTTGAAGCAAACCCAAACTCAGCAAGTCTTACTTGGCTAAAGCATGTTAAAAATTTAGGCGCAAATCGCATAAGCTTTGGCGCTCAAAGTTTTTTTGAAGATAAGCTAAAATTTCTTGGGCGCATTCACAGCAGGGAGCAAATTTTTAAAGCAGTTGAAAATGCCCAGACAGCTGGCTTTAGCAATATAAATTTAGACCTCATCTACGACACCAAATTTGACACTAAAAAACGCCTTTTGGCTGAAACTGAAAATTTAAAAAGTCTTGCTATCACGCATCTAAGCGCCTACTCGCTCACTCTTGAAGAAAACACCCCATTTGCTGGTAAAAAAAGTTATAAAAAAGATAGCGACAGCCTGGCTAAATTTATGATAGAACAAATTGGGCTTGCTGGCTTTGGGCAGTATGAAATTTCAAATTACGGGCAAATTTGCAAGCACAATCTTGGCTACTGGCAAGGCAAAAACTATCTTGGCGTGGGTGCTTTTAGCGTGGGCTTTGTGGATGGCATCAGATACTACGCCAAAAATAGTGTAGATGCCTACATCTCGCAACCAACTTACAGAGAAAAAGAAATTTTAAACGAGAGTGAGCTAGTAAGAGAGCATATATTTTTAGGGCTTAGAAGCATGGTTGGCGTGGAGGCTGGACGCTTAAGTGAGGCTCAGATAAAAAGAGCAAATTTTCTTGTAGAAAATGAAAAACTGCTCTTTAAAAATGGCAAATTTTACAATCCAAATTTCTTACTAAGCGACGAAATCGCACTCTTTATCGAGGGCTAA